The Pseudoalteromonas translucida KMM 520 genome segment TAAACCACGTAAGTTAATTTGCGAAACACCTTGCGCAGAACTACCAGACTGTGGACGAAATGAACCCGCCGAGTTAAAGCTTGTATTACGTAATAAGTCTGAAACAGAAGTTTGTCCTGAAAAGTCAATCGCAGCACGATCGATAACAGTTACAGGTACAGAGCCTTCTAAATCAGTTCTTTTAATACGTGAACCAGTAACAGCGATACGCTCTACTTTTTCTACGCCTTCTTCAGCAGCAATTGAGCTTGCTGAAAATACAGCTGTTGAAGCTGCACCAAAAGCGATTGCTAAGCGAACAGCTTTTGAAATTTGATTATTTAACATTTGATTCTCCCAAGAATACTATTTTATTTTTTTATATTTAATCATCTGATTACGAATAAACAATGATTATGTAACCAATGATAATACTATGAGAACAGAAAGGTCAACATAAAATTAACTTTAAGTGACCTACCATTATCATATATCACACTTTATCACCGTTATTAGTACTGGCCGTTTACAAAAAGCCTATTAGTAAGTTCGCTGCAAATTAAAAAATGAAAGTAACTCCCTGTTTTTAAATCAGTTTACTCAATGTTGTTTTCAGTTGCAGTTTAATTAAAATCATACTTGTTAACTTTCGGCATGTGAATGTTTGTAAACATCTTCTTTGATCAGCTTTACACTTTAATTTTTTACTGATTATTAAGCTTAAAATAAAGTACTTTGGGTTGAGTTTGGCTGTACGCCAAGTGCGCTTAGAATCATATCGGCAACTGGTTCTAGCTGCCGCTGTATATAAAGAGGGTAATTGAGGGTGTTGTTTCCATTGTAAATTTCAGCGCCATTAATAGCATAAACATATTCTATTATTTGGCCGCGCTTTACATCAAAGTCGGGGTTATTCGCTTTAAATTTTTTTACTGCTTGCACATGCGGAGGAATATTTTTTACATAATCACTTAAATTTTGGCCTAAACGTTTACGGTATATAAGCTTTTTATCAAACTCCCCTGCGTATAGCTTTTTAGTGTAGCTTTTTATAATGTCGTTTAATTGCTCTATTTCAAATTGTTGATCAAATAATGTTTTAAAAAGTTCGGTTTGAAACTCTTGAGCAAACTGGGTCCAATCGCTGCGCACGGTTTCCATTCCTTTAAAAATGAGCTGCTTGGCATTGTTTTTTTCAATTTGGCCAACGTAACGTTTTTTTGAGCCTATTTTTTTTCCTCTTATGGTTGGCATAAAAAATGGGCTGTAATGGGTTTCAAACTCTATTTCTAAATAACTGGTCAACGAAAAGCGAGTTTTAATGCTATCAGACCAGCGTTTGTTAATAATGTGCATCACATCATTGCCTATTTTATTGCAATCTGTGGCGTTTAAGCGCTCATTTACGTTTACAAATATTGAATCTGTGTCGCCATAAATAACCTCATAACCTAGTTCTTCAATCCATTTTCGGGTGGTTTGCATGATTTCGTGCCCCCTCAGTGTAATTGAACTTGAGAGCCTTGGATCGTAAAACCGGCAACCTTTAGAGCCTAATACGCCATACAAGCTGTTCATTATTATTTTTATTGCCTGAGAAAGCATTGGCTGGTTGGTGTCTTTAGCTTTTTGGCGAGTACGGGTTAAGTGCTTAATTAATTTGGGTAGGTGATGCAGCTCGCGTGAAAAAAGTGCGTCGTTAAACCCTGCTACTGCATTTTCGGGAGAGTTTAGTCCTTCTATAAGGCCTAATGGATCAATACAAAAAGTGCGCATAATTGACGGATACAAGCTTTTAAAGTCGAGCACTAATACATTTTCATATAAACCAGGAGTAGACTCCATTACATAACCGCCCGGGCTTTCAAACGATAAGCCATGATCGCCTAAATTAGGTGCAACATAGCCACTGCGATGTAATAAGGGTAAATATAGGTTGGTAAATGCAGCTACCGAGCCGCCCATACGCTCTAGTTCAAGCCCCGTAAGTTGCGTTCTTACTATGGCAAATTCAAATAGCTTTAACTTAACAAAAATTCTATTTACTAATATACAGTCTTGGCGGTTATAAGCGGCAAGAGCGAGCTTGTCGTGATTAAATTGACGAATAATTTCGCTAAGGCGATTATCTGCTTGAATTAACTTAGACTCGCCCAGCACTTTATGAGAAATATTAGCTAACGAATAACTATCAAAATGATAAGTGGCATTTTTTAGTGTATCTATACCATCTATTACGCTGCGCCCAGGTAAAGTAAGCCGGGTGTAATGACCCGTTCTAATTGTTAAAGGTTGTTGCTCTCTACCTAAATTAAGTACCAGTCCTAATGCTTCTGCGCGCGCGTTAAGTACGCTAAAATCAAATTCAATTACATTCCAACCTACAATCACATCCGGATCGTTACTAGTAATGTAGCACTGTAATTTTTGCAGTAGATTTATTTCATCAACGCACCAGTCAATATTAAATGCGTTACTGTGAGGCTGTGGCTCGCCAATCATTAATACACAATCTAGGCCATTACCAACTAACCCAACCGAAAATAACACCCCTTCCCCGTTACATTCTATATCTAATGAAAGCGACGCAAGCTGTGGCGTATAATCTGGATTAGCTTTTAGTTTTGCTTGAGTAATTTCGATAAAGCCATTTTTTTGTAGCGCCTTTCCAGTTACCCACACTCCTCCTTTAATAAAGCGCTCCATTAAAAACCGGTCACTGTGGCGAATATCGCCTTCGTATATATTTATTTGCTGCTCAAGCTGGGCTCTCGCTTTATAAAGGCTACTACTGTCGTTAAAATAGCAAGCTGTGCAGTCAACACCACTAAAGTGGCGCATATTAACCGCTTTAAAACTTACCTTTATTTTGGCTTTGGCTAATAACGTTTGTGCAAGAGGAAGTTGTTGTTGCGCAATAAAAAATACGGCTTGCTGGTTTTCAACAACCACCTTTATAGGCCCAGACTCAGAGCTTAACCAATAACACAAAGTGAGGCCCTGCCTGTTTTTAGACGAGTATTGTTGCCTTGATAAAATAAAGCCCTGATAGATTGCTTGTGTCAATGTCCGATCCCACTTAATATATACACTGTAATTATATACATACTTTAGGTAAATCATCCCATGCTTTCTGACTCACTAAAAAAAACTATTAGGCAAGTACATCAGCATGTGGCTAATAACCTAAGTGATTACCGCCCGCGTAGCAGCCAAAATTACTTAGTTGCCGAAATAGCAAAAACGCTAGCAGGTGAATATCACAAAAAACAACGTATTTGCGTTATAGAAGCAGGTACAGGCACTGGCAAGTCTCTGGCGTATTGTTTAGGTGCTCTGCCACTTGCGCTAGCACAAAAAAAGAAATTAGTTATTTCAACCGCCACAGTTGCGCTGCAAGAGCAGTTAATAGCCAAAGAGCTGCCTTTTTTTAAAAAGCATTCAGGGCTTAGTTTTAAGTTTGATTTAGTTAAAGGTCGCCAGCGATATATTTGCGCTCATAAACTACACAATGCGGTTAACGGTGATAGCCAAACACAAATGGAATTTATGCCTACGCTTAGCTCGCCTTTAAGCGTAATGGAAACCAAATGTTTAAATGAGCTTTACACCGCTTATACAACTAAAAAATGGCAAGGCGACAGAGACAGCTGGGCCGACACGGTTCCCGATAAAGTATGGGGATTAATAGCCTGCGATAAACATTCGTGCCAGCGCCAAATGAAAGCGCATCAAACCTGCCCGTTTCAGCTTGCGCGTCAGCAATTAATGCAAATGGATGTACTGGTGATCAACCACTCTTTATTACTTGCAGACTTAGACTTAGGCGGGGGTAAAATTTTACCCGAACCCGACAACACTATTTATGTAATTGATGAAGCACACCACTTAGCACACATCACTCGCGACTTTTCATCCGCGGCGGCGACAATAAAAGGCACCATAGAGTGGCTAGATAAGCTCACTAAATTTAGCGGGAAAATGGCTAAAGTAATAGTCGGTCAAAAAGCGATAGGGCAAAACTTTAAGCTTTGCGATAGTATTAACGACGCCAACAAAGATTTAAAAGTAGTACGCGACATTCTCGATAATGCTGACTTTGAATATTCAAAAGATGATACTTACAGATTCGAAAATGGCGAAATTCCACAGTCATTACACAGTAAAGCCAAAGATATAAGCGAAGCCACGCAAGATGCACTGCGCTGCTTAAGTAAAATGCACGACACGCTAACTCAAGATGTAAGCGACGGCGATATAAAACCCTACGTAGCAGACCCTATTTTAGGCGAGAGCGGACAATACATAAATCGTTTAGAGCAATTAAATAAGCTGTGGTTTAGCTATGCAAATAAAGGTGAAGGCACACCCCATGCTAGGTGGATAAAGCGCCTTGAATATAAAAACCATCATGACCATTTATTAAGCGACTGCCCTATTGAAGTAGGTTACTACTTAAAAGACAAGCTATGGAGCGAGTGCGCGGGCGCGGTTTTATGCTCGGCTACATTAAGTGCTTTAGGCTCGTTTGATCATTTTGCTTATGAAACAGGCCTTGCCAAAGAAGAGGGCGTTAAATTTATTAAAGTGCCCTCGCCTTTCGACTACCCTAATCAAGCTACTTTGCGTATTCCGGTCTCTAAAATTGAACCAACCGATAAAGCATTTAGCGATCACTTAGCCAATACCCTGCCTGAGTATTTAGACACCAAAAAAGCCAACCTAGTATTGTTTGCCTCTTACTGGCAAATGGACCATGTATCAAAGTTTCTTAGAACAAAAGGTTTTAACTTATTAGTACAAGGCGAAATGTCGCGTGAGGCAATGCTTAAATTACATACTAAAAATATTGATGAAGGCAAAGGTAGTATTTTATTTGGCACTCAAAGCCTCTCGGAAGGTCTTGATTTACCAGGTAAATACCTAGAAAACCTAATAATTACAAAAATTCCTTTTGCCGTACCCACCTCGCCAATTGAAGAAGCGCAAGCCGAGTTTGTACAAAGTAAAGGCGGCAATCCTTTTTTATCAATAACCGTTCCCGATGCGGCAAAGAAATTGGTACAAAGCTGTGGTAGACTGCTGCGTAAAGAAAGCGATGCTGGCTGTATAACTATTCTCGATAGGCGCTTGATCACTAAGCGATACGGCAAAGCAATGCTCGACACCTTACCTCCTTTTAAAAGACAGATAGATTATTAATAATGTTTGAACTTGCACTCGATCCAACAACCTGGGCTATTTTATGTGCCGTTGCACTTGCCGCAGGTTTTATTGACGCCATCGCCGGTGGTGGTGGTATGTTAACGGTTCCTGCTTTATTAACAGCAGGCTTACCACCGCATTTAACGCTTGGCACAAATAAATTAGCCGCAAGCTTTGGTTCTTTAACTGCGAGTTATACTTATTATAAAAAAGACTTATTTAATCCTAAGTTTTGGCTAGCCTCTATTTTTGCCACCGCCATTGGCGCATTAATAGGCACTTTAATAGTTGATCACTTAAGTATCGACTTCTTAAATAAATTATTACCTATAATTATAATTGTTGTGGCCTGCTATAGCTTGTTTGGTAGTTTAAGCACCACAGAGGGAAGTGAGCTACCTAAGCTTACGCAAACAATGAAAATAAAGCAGTGGCTGCAAGGTTTAAGCTTAGGTTTTTTTGATGGCTTAGCAGGACCAGGTACAGGCACCTTTTGGACCGCCTCAAACGGCATGCTATATAAAATGAACCTACTGCTAAATTGTGGTTTATCGC includes the following:
- a CDS encoding DNA polymerase II, which codes for MTQAIYQGFILSRQQYSSKNRQGLTLCYWLSSESGPIKVVVENQQAVFFIAQQQLPLAQTLLAKAKIKVSFKAVNMRHFSGVDCTACYFNDSSSLYKARAQLEQQINIYEGDIRHSDRFLMERFIKGGVWVTGKALQKNGFIEITQAKLKANPDYTPQLASLSLDIECNGEGVLFSVGLVGNGLDCVLMIGEPQPHSNAFNIDWCVDEINLLQKLQCYITSNDPDVIVGWNVIEFDFSVLNARAEALGLVLNLGREQQPLTIRTGHYTRLTLPGRSVIDGIDTLKNATYHFDSYSLANISHKVLGESKLIQADNRLSEIIRQFNHDKLALAAYNRQDCILVNRIFVKLKLFEFAIVRTQLTGLELERMGGSVAAFTNLYLPLLHRSGYVAPNLGDHGLSFESPGGYVMESTPGLYENVLVLDFKSLYPSIMRTFCIDPLGLIEGLNSPENAVAGFNDALFSRELHHLPKLIKHLTRTRQKAKDTNQPMLSQAIKIIMNSLYGVLGSKGCRFYDPRLSSSITLRGHEIMQTTRKWIEELGYEVIYGDTDSIFVNVNERLNATDCNKIGNDVMHIINKRWSDSIKTRFSLTSYLEIEFETHYSPFFMPTIRGKKIGSKKRYVGQIEKNNAKQLIFKGMETVRSDWTQFAQEFQTELFKTLFDQQFEIEQLNDIIKSYTKKLYAGEFDKKLIYRKRLGQNLSDYVKNIPPHVQAVKKFKANNPDFDVKRGQIIEYVYAINGAEIYNGNNTLNYPLYIQRQLEPVADMILSALGVQPNSTQSTLF
- the dinG gene encoding ATP-dependent DNA helicase DinG translates to MLSDSLKKTIRQVHQHVANNLSDYRPRSSQNYLVAEIAKTLAGEYHKKQRICVIEAGTGTGKSLAYCLGALPLALAQKKKLVISTATVALQEQLIAKELPFFKKHSGLSFKFDLVKGRQRYICAHKLHNAVNGDSQTQMEFMPTLSSPLSVMETKCLNELYTAYTTKKWQGDRDSWADTVPDKVWGLIACDKHSCQRQMKAHQTCPFQLARQQLMQMDVLVINHSLLLADLDLGGGKILPEPDNTIYVIDEAHHLAHITRDFSSAAATIKGTIEWLDKLTKFSGKMAKVIVGQKAIGQNFKLCDSINDANKDLKVVRDILDNADFEYSKDDTYRFENGEIPQSLHSKAKDISEATQDALRCLSKMHDTLTQDVSDGDIKPYVADPILGESGQYINRLEQLNKLWFSYANKGEGTPHARWIKRLEYKNHHDHLLSDCPIEVGYYLKDKLWSECAGAVLCSATLSALGSFDHFAYETGLAKEEGVKFIKVPSPFDYPNQATLRIPVSKIEPTDKAFSDHLANTLPEYLDTKKANLVLFASYWQMDHVSKFLRTKGFNLLVQGEMSREAMLKLHTKNIDEGKGSILFGTQSLSEGLDLPGKYLENLIITKIPFAVPTSPIEEAQAEFVQSKGGNPFLSITVPDAAKKLVQSCGRLLRKESDAGCITILDRRLITKRYGKAMLDTLPPFKRQIDY
- a CDS encoding TSUP family transporter, producing the protein MFELALDPTTWAILCAVALAAGFIDAIAGGGGMLTVPALLTAGLPPHLTLGTNKLAASFGSLTASYTYYKKDLFNPKFWLASIFATAIGALIGTLIVDHLSIDFLNKLLPIIIIVVACYSLFGSLSTTEGSELPKLTQTMKIKQWLQGLSLGFFDGLAGPGTGTFWTASNGMLYKMNLLLNCGLSRSMNFVSNFISLITFVALGHVNFLLGITMGFFIMLGAWFGAHSAIRFGSKFIRPVFNTMVILLALKLIYEAYF